ATCCGAATTTGGGCTCAATTGTGGGCAAGAAAAGCTTAATATTCATTAACAAAGCCAATTTTTTTCCAAACTAATATAAAATACTCGTAAAACATAAAATCACTCCTAATtggttaaaataaaactaaaaagtagAACTATTTGATATTTAAATATTATAATAAAGTAAAAAGTAGATAAACTAGGCTAAATTCATGATAGAATTAAAACAATATTattataaatatactaattgacctTAAACTAAAGATGAAAATATAGAAATGTGAGAAATAtgataaataaaactattttgcatttttttttaaaaaaaattatgccTTACTATTAAAGTAAAATagattaaaattatattaaaataaactcaagtaaatatttaaaatattaaaatactaaaaCTAACATTAAAATTTACGCTGGTCAAAAATTACGTACTTACCGGGGAAACAATTAATGCAGAAAATGCTAGAGATGTACAACATGCCGCGTCTATGGTGGAAAAAAGAGGACATATGAAACCAGCTAATAACAGTACAGCGAAAGATCTCAACAACTCAAAGCACGCAAAGGTGAAATAGTTACAAAACAAGCGATTGGTAGACCTTGTTCAAGAAATTAGTGCTGTGGAAAGTTCCGCATtcgaaattttcataaagcactatcttttagtggtaattaactatttatagatatcatttgttatattacggattgtagatatgTTTTctattgttataagatgtattaaatgtatttaagctactgtattcatgaatacaacagcaaaaataggcatgaatcagggaagtccaactaatcacttgttgtattcgagtgtactcgactgtattcatggcgtgaaacatgggattacagctggacagattattgcattcgactgtattcacggcgtgaaacgggggattacactatttttaaaaggaaagtgaatcaattaacataatagactcctaatataactcaacaaactcaattataacacacaaattttgtattttcagttataaaaaagattctcatccgaaaaataccccaaaagtATAGCAATCTTCatagaaattatataatacatctgaatacataaattatattaattaaaaatatatataaatacattcatggcatatagcgagacagtaaatacaatgaaatacatagaatacagcgggatacattgaaatacaatggaaaaaaagacaacaaatacaatgaaatacatggaatacagcgagatacattgaattacaatggaaaaaagacaatgaatacaatgaaatacatgaaaatacaacaTGATATGTTGAAaaaacattgaaatatattaacagaaaatcaagttgcccAGCCCCAAACTCCgccgtctttgttcaagaacaaaccctaatttccggcgaatctGTCGTCGAGCAAAAACCCTGAATCTCACTGTTCCCACGCATCCTGTACAGTAGTCGAGCAAAAATCATGGCAAGATAGTAATGAGTTCTGGTGGTAGAATAAGGACTCTGTTAAAACATGAATCTTGTATTGAAGATGACGGAAGTTGAGAAAGGTTCATGGGTTTGCTGTGTTGTGCGCGCCGATTGGAGGCTTCATCTCCTTTGAATTCAATTTCGGTTGCAGAAATTACTAACACTGCTTTTGAGCCGTCATCTATGATGGTCAAGTGCGACCCACGTCAGGAAGTACATGGCCTGTTGTTTAATGTAAGAGGTGATGTTGTGCCTAAGGATGTGAATGTTGTTGTTGCCACAATTAAGACAGAGAGAAAGTGAGAGAAGTCTTTGTGGTATACCAGGCAAAATCACCGTTTGTGACTAACGGTAGGTGATGTGggtgagaggaattttgagattgagcattGTGTTTTTAgggaatgggggaagagaatgacatgtatcaaagtagaaagaaaaagaaaatagtgtaactgaatagcgtatttagtggcttaggggtaggaggtaaccaaaattaaatattttgctataaacattaaaaggtatctatagaatataatttttttaaatagtatttatttaaaataaataaagtattaacctttgctataggaaataaaattcctttgaaaaatcctttaattTGACCTTGCGGCTGCTTCTGTTAGAGCTGCCGCTTTCATTACTCGTCGTTTTTGCCTGCTATATTAATCAATTCACTTAATTTACCACCAATTGGCACTACTAGTTGAAGTCTTAGATAATATGGGTGTCAAAATCATGTAATTCGTCCAACCCCTCTGCATATTCACGGATTGGATGACTGATATAGTTTCTAATTTCCATTGCGGTGTCGCTTTTGACCTGCTCGATATCTGGTTTTCATGTACCACAGGTAACTGTTCAATTTCGGGCGCGGCCAAAGAATTTTGTGGTCTGAAGCCAAATTTTACGAGGGAacttaactttttaattttttattatttatttgaagtctattttttaatttttcttagatacaaagttattaataattttcttataatcaataactcctaataagtattTCTCAATTGACGATATAACTAATCCATTTAACATTTATTGTGACATTGTTGTTCTTACGTAAGATTtgatcaattttaattttgaaaacttctttccgCTGAAGCAATGATAATATGAGTTATGaacattattccataagcaatttaggcatttggaaaaaaaaattaaatctttttatttgatttattttccttaatatttttaattcagaaaataaatctaaGCCATCAATATCGAATtaattattatgctttaaggaacattcaataTTAACGCAATATTTTTTATGTTTCAAACTGTttaaatctattttgaagtgaaaaaatagtCTTATTTATTATGTATAAAAGTAGTCAACTCTACGGgactcttcgaaagattttgagatttcattattaacattcgcatcaaattgttacttcctatatatcacacgtttcttaCAAAATTCAggttcgatattcatttcaatTGCAATTTCCTTGGTAAAACGCTAATTTTATTACATTATGTGAAACGTAGatgtggtttttttttttttttggtgaaatAGCATTGCCCTTAATTTCTTCTCCTATGTATTGGACAGTTCGAAACGGTAAGGTAattgaagtataaaacaaatCATTTAGGTACAGTACAAAGAACTATTTCCTTACTTTATAGGAGTAGATTATAAAATGGAAAGCATAATTTAACAATAAACGAAGAAGCagaaagataaaaaataaatttcattaACATCAGATCAAGTAGTGAATCATATTCCACAACGTATAGTGTTAACGTCGTCAGCCTAAGGTTTACTTACGGTTTCTCCGTCTATCATCAGTTAGAAGTAGAAACTATACCCTACCAAAGGACGCACTATAATCCCGTGCGCCCACACCCTTATCAGCCGTAAAAGGAGAGTAAAGTAacaaagacaaaaagaaaaagcCCCAGGGCCTACTTGTTGTTGGTCATCATCTTCTTAAACTCATCAAAGTTAACGTAACCGTCGCCGTCAGCATCGACGGTGTTGATCATTTTGGTACAGTCCTGAACGGAGCAGCTTTCGCCCAAACGAGTCAGGATCTGGTGGAGCTCGGCGGCGGAGATCAATCCGTTACTGTCCTGATCGTAGAGGTCAAAGGCTTCACGAAGCTCGTTAACGCCGCCGTCACCGACGCCATTAACGTCGCCCTTGCAGAACTCGGCAAATTCATCGAGGTTAATGTAACCGTCTCTGTCGGTATCAATTTCGTCCATCATACGAGCGACTTCGTCGGGAGATGTATCAGATCCAAGGGCATTGATGACACCGGAGAGCTCGTCGGCGGAGATCATGCCGTCTCCGTTAGTGTCGAAGCGTTTGAACACTTTCTGGACCTCGTCCATATCCTGAAGATAAAGAGAAGGCTTGGAAATggagttgttattgttgttgttgacatTGTCGGTAGCAGCCATTGCCGTTGATTGAAAGAAGAATATGAGAAAGAGAAGACTTGTAGTTGTGGGTTTTGTATTAATGGTGAAAATGCGGGGTTTGTGTCTATATATAGGAAGGGAATGGTAAAAGCACGCGAGAAGACTTTGCGTTTGTGTGAAGAATAGGAAAGGTTAcaattctttccttttcttttaaagaCTAATATTAGTGGTTCAATTGTGTCCCTTTTAATTCTTTAATATTCGAAATTAGAATATTCGAAATAGTTTAATAATAATATCCTTAAAGAAAAGATAGGAGGAAATTTCATGAGAGAAGGACTGCCAAGTGCCAAGTCATTAGGCGTGTGTAAGACGCGTTGGGCCCTAAATATAGACGAAAGCGACCTTATCTCTTTTTCATCACTATTGCCTTATAAAGTTCGAATTTGGCAACTGCTTCATTGTTCAACACTCGTCTGTTGACGATGCCGTTTTAATTCGAGTATTAATCAACGCTTATAAAGTTCAATCAAGCAATTCTAATTAgaacattattttttttttcttttcagttatagaCACAGTATATGTTCATTCAATTTGGTCTTCACTCTTCGATTGTTGTGTCTAGTTCAATTGCGGCAAGGCAAATGATGAGGACATTTctcattttaaaaataaataaaagggaaTAATGCCTTGTATGAGGATTGTAGTATTTTGTTCCAACCTCCAACTAGGTATAGTATATAGTTCGACTAGCATTTGACATTCTTCAAACAATAAATAGGACAAAAGAAAAAGACAACTACTATATTCAATTTAGTTAAGTACGTAACGATGTTCTTAgaatcaaataaaaaaatttagccGAGAAGAACTTTATCAGCTCGAGGAACAACATAGTTTTTTAAAACTATATCCAAAAGCTGTGATTCATTGACCATGTAAGAATATACCCTACACTTGATGCTTACATTTAGGGGTATACAAAGGAAACCCACAAACCGCACCAACTCGATAATttgagtcaaaccgagaaaaaaaaaacgattatggtttggtgttggaaaaaaaaacccgaccataattggtttggtttggttttaagtatagaaagtcaaaccgaaaccaaaccaacccgacattatatatatagaaattttagatatatttaatatattaatatatttattgtgatatgatttataaatatttcttaaaaaatttcataattttatcttttaagattggacttagaacttttgactgctccaataagttttatagccattaatattagtaaattaaataatgctaacaaaagcccaaaccaaaatcaaatcaatactaacgCTAACAAAAGATATTCAATTCAATAGTCAATACTACGAACGAAAatatattgaatatctattttttattttgcaataatttagatttaaatgcataacctatttttatcttttctttaacGTTTAATCatataattaatactcccttattagtctacttactttagcatgacttagtacttttagattatgtttatttttattatgattttttaattagcaatatttatattacataattttattgtctttattgttgaatattttaggataatgccatgacacatctcatattttgtattattttcttggaaaatactttatatagttgtatcttactaggattaaagaaatattttgagcacaaattatatgttttgttctacgaagattttactgGGAAAAACCCGAATAACCCGAATAACCCGAGAAAACTCGAGAAAAATTGAGATTGAAAaatccgagttttattggtttggtttggtctttagatttaatacccgacacaattggtttgatttggtaatCGTAAAATCCAAACCAACCCGATCTATGTACATCCGTACTTACATTTAATTTATTTGATTTATGATTATGTAACGAATCAAATAAATCAAGTGTAGGGTATATTataattccttttttttaaagGAAGGAACGGATTCTATTCAATGTTCCTAATTTGAAACATAGTGTACCCAAACGGAGAAGAAAAGAAATTAGTGACCGAATATGGCAAATTGGAGAAATTACTGTTAAGATAACAAATGCAACCTAATTTTAGGCCATTTTTTGAGTGACCATATGTACTTGTTTAAATATACCTAATTTTTATCAAGTTAACTGAAATACCAAAACTCATATCATAAATGGTCCTCCGAACTATGCCGACGCCTTTATTCAAAAGTCAAACAATGAGTTTCAAGTAAGAACTTCTCTTTAGACTAGCCCAAAAAATGCAAAACTTTACAAAAGTAATTTATTCTCTGCTTTAGAATCAAAGCTTAATATTTGGCAAGGAAGATGACCTTACCAACAACGTAATTAACGGCTTTTACTTTAATCTATCCTTTTGAGAACCTAAGCTATGTTCGTTCAACTAGTTCCCAGTACTTAAATCGCCCATATGCATGTTCAATAAAAGGTGAGTGGAATTTACATGCTTTGCCACGTCACTAGAATATGTTCAATAAAACagttttggagtagttttggtgTCCAATAGGTACTAGCCTGAGTTCAGATATCTAAATCGAATAATTAGACAAGTTTAGGGGGCTGCGTATGTATTTGGCTAAACTAAAATATTGACCATCAAGTGGTCAACAGAAGCATGAAGCTGCTGCTGAATGAAGGGCCACAACAAACTCTTTTAACTGCGCCCTGATATAATTCGAAATGTTATTGTAAACGTAGAATGTTCAGAAGATCCCTGTACGGATGACAGAACTTGCAATCTGTTAACTATCTCTTCCTGACATACGTGTAGATTGTTAAGCTCAGCCGTCTCAGAGGTTGCATATGGTGTTTTCACTAAAACCAACAATCTATCTTCCTCTGTTTCTGACAATCAACAGAGGCCAAAAGCAAAAGTTACTTCCATGTCGAACTAATCCTTGACTAAAAGTTTGAAATCCCAACATCGACACTCACAACGGTGAATGCACTAGTTTAAACATATGTTTAAAGGAAATAGACATCCAAGCTAATACAAAATTTGGCATCTCAAGTTTTCAACCATGTGCAGGAGGAGGAGGGGGTGGCTGCATCGACATATGTGGCATCGAATGGTAGGGGCCACCATTAAGGTGCTGAGGTGGTGGTGGAGGACGCCAAACCTGAGCGCCCATTGCAGCTGGTGGTGGAGGGGGCCTATTTAGGGGTGGAGCTACCTGTGGGGGCGGTGGAGGTGGCATTCCCCTGAATTGCATTTGCTGCTGCGGAATGCCAGCCGGACCTGGTTGCATAGGATGCCCCTGCCAAGCTTGTGGTGCAGGCATTTGCATTGGTGGGTAGACATTAGGCTGCATAGGTGGCGGCCGGATTGCTGGAATAGGAGCTGGAGGTATAGGACCATTTGCAAAAGGCCGTGGGGGACCTGGAGTACCAACCGCACCATTGGCTTGTGGAACGCTGGGGGGTCCACTTGCAAACATGGTATGAGGCCTGTTTTTCTGAGTACCTGGATTACTAGCAGCTAAAACCCTTTCTGCATATCATCAACAACAAATTAGAATTCCTAGAAGTGGTTGGAGAAGTAACGATTACATAATTCAAAGAGAAAATAAAGTTCCTGAAATTTCAAACAGCAGAGAAGATGCACAATAGCCACTCGTGCATTTTAAAAAAACCACCTCGCTCATACCTTGTCACTTACTTttaagaatttcaaaatattagctATCTTAAATTTAATTGATATATCAAATTTGTTGGAATAGCACAAGCAAAACAGAGTTCAACAATCTTGATTGAATGACAATTATCCACATCCTAGCATTCACAACTTCATTTTTTTATAACACAGAAGATTCCTACCAGCAGGGGTGCCATGACGTTCCCCTTTTGTATCTTTCTTGTAGGCATAGGAAACTGTAATTTGACGGTTGCAAAGATATTGACCATTCATTGCCTGCAGAAACACCAAGTTGTAAGTCACAGTCCAGATTCATCAGCTAAAGGGAGAGTTAAGTTGTTCAGCCTCTTAGACTCAAGACTGCCCAATATAAATTTTCCCTTTAGTTGTACTGTCCCTTGGATGCAAGGTCAAGCTATAATCCTGGGACCTAACACACAAATGCAAGCTCTGAAGCCAAGGAGTGTGGAAAGAGAAGGAAACATGTAGAGGATTAAGGTATTTTAGCACTACAGTGAGATAACCCATACTTCGGGGTCgtggtaaggtctgcgtacatattaccctccccagaccccatttgtgggattatactgggtcgttgttgttgtagtGAGATAACCCATACTATCACCACTGACCACTGATCCATAGTAATGCATTATACATGCGAGGTAATACTGTAGTTATTTTGTCACGAACGCACTACTAGAATCCTAAGACCATAAAGCACATATGCAAACTCTGAGGCTACGTAGGGAGGAGAAAGGAAAGATGTATATGTTTCAAGTATTTTACGCACAATAGAGAGAAAACACATACTAGCACCACTGATCCAAAATGATGTTACCATATATCTACGGGTacattttttatttctatgcaGTTGTTAAATTACACATTTTTTAAGAAAGCCAAGCTTCCATCTCCCATGCCATGTCAGACAAATATTTTACTGCTAAAGGTTTCCAGACAGCCCATTTATAACCAACTTGGAGATGCATCAGTCTCAGATCATATTTGAATAACTGATTGTCGTAACTATTTAACCAGTTGACCTGTCTTTCTGGAATTGAAAGAAAGCGTCAAACGTTGCGATTGTATTATGactaaaccagataaattaatagCATAAACCAAACAGGAAAATACTCCACTTCTAACCCAGTACAGCTCCATATCATGCAAATAGCTATCTTCTCCAATCTGATTAGAAATGTGTCCTAATTTATAATCGACTTTAAAAGAAGATAGGACCTCCATACACAGCACAGACTCCAAGTCGAACAATAGCTAAGACTTAAATTTGAACTTTTTGGACTTGTAACTCACAACATATCATGTATCTGTACATATTATGGTTGGTAAGCAAAGAGGTAAATGGACAGTTACCTCAATTGCTGCATCAGAGGCCTCAAATGAATCGTAACTAATGAAACCAAAACCCCGAGAATTCCCTGTCTCAGGGTCTCTCATTATCTGGAACAAAAGATAATACATCAGAAGATAACAACAACCACCACCTCTAAATGGCAAGTAAACTATGTGGT
This sequence is a window from Nicotiana sylvestris chromosome 3, ASM39365v2, whole genome shotgun sequence. Protein-coding genes within it:
- the LOC104243596 gene encoding calcium-binding allergen Ole e 8-like, which produces MAATDNVNNNNNNSISKPSLYLQDMDEVQKVFKRFDTNGDGMISADELSGVINALGSDTSPDEVARMMDEIDTDRDGYINLDEFAEFCKGDVNGVGDGGVNELREAFDLYDQDSNGLISAAELHQILTRLGESCSVQDCTKMINTVDADGDGYVNFDEFKKMMTNNK
- the LOC104243595 gene encoding uncharacterized protein, translated to MTTRIAPGVGANLLGQHAAERNQDATAYVGNLDPQVSEELLWELFVQAGPVVNVYVPKDRVTNAHQGYGFVEFRSEEDADYAIKVLNMIKLYGKPIRVNKASQDKKSVDVGANLFVGNLDPDVDEKLLYDTFSAFGVIVSNPKIMRDPETGNSRGFGFISYDSFEASDAAIEAMNGQYLCNRQITVSYAYKKDTKGERHGTPAERVLAASNPGTQKNRPHTMFASGPPSVPQANGAVGTPGPPRPFANGPIPPAPIPAIRPPPMQPNVYPPMQMPAPQAWQGHPMQPGPAGIPQQQMQFRGMPPPPPPQVAPPLNRPPPPPAAMGAQVWRPPPPPQHLNGGPYHSMPHMSMQPPPPPPAHG